The Cryomorphaceae bacterium 1068 region AATGCGGGAATTTGCAAGTGCGTGACAAACGGGGCTACTTCAGCAGGCTCGTTGCTTTCGTGTACATCGGTGATATTTTCGATTTTGAATTTATCTCGGATGGCTTTGTGAATGTGCAGGGCCTCGTTTTTATCAATACCTGTAAAGCTGTCTAATTTACTTCGGTTCGCTTTTTCATAGCTACCCTTGAAAATATAGCGGATGTCCAGATCATCGCATATTTTCTTCACCTCTTCGGCGATGTGAAAAGCCATGGCTTCATCTTCAATGGCGCATGGCCCCGCTATCAGGAAAAATTGGTTCATTCTTCTTTTGCTTTTTGTCCGAGGTAACCGCTGTGGTGCCTCTTCGCGTATTCTTGTTTTGTAAATTGGATTTTCTCCATGAGCAATACTACCAATATATCTCCGGCTACGGTCATTACCGTGGTAGAGGTGGTAGGTGTAAGGCCCAATGGACAAATCTCTTCAGGTCCACCGGTCCACAATACCACATCAGCTTTCTCAGCTAGGTCGCTATCTTTTTTTCCGGTAAGGACAATGAATTTAATATCAGGATGCAATCGATGAGCCAAAAAATCGAGCTCAATCAATTCTCTCGTCTTACCACTGTTTGAGATGGCTATTACGATGTCATTCTTTTGGATGATACCCAGATCTCCGTGTTGCGCTTCGGCGGGGTGCAAAAAGAACGCAGGCGTTCCCGTTGAGCTTAGCGTAGTGGCAATGTTTACACCTATCTGCCCGGCTTTTCCCATTCCGCTCACGATTACTTTGCCATCCTTTTGATGAACCTGTTCGTAAATGAGTTCTACGGCTTTTTCTACCGCACCTTCGATTGGGATATTTCGAATGGCTTCGATTTCTTTTTCAATAAGAGCTGTGATCTTGTCTTGCATGCTTTTGTTCTAATGACAAGCAAAAGTAATTCTAATCCTCCA contains the following coding sequences:
- a CDS encoding SIS domain-containing protein, whose amino-acid sequence is MQDKITALIEKEIEAIRNIPIEGAVEKAVELIYEQVHQKDGKVIVSGMGKAGQIGVNIATTLSSTGTPAFFLHPAEAQHGDLGIIQKNDIVIAISNSGKTRELIELDFLAHRLHPDIKFIVLTGKKDSDLAEKADVVLWTGGPEEICPLGLTPTTSTTVMTVAGDILVVLLMEKIQFTKQEYAKRHHSGYLGQKAKEE